A genomic region of Dreissena polymorpha isolate Duluth1 chromosome 4, UMN_Dpol_1.0, whole genome shotgun sequence contains the following coding sequences:
- the LOC127876681 gene encoding uncharacterized protein LOC127876681 isoform X1 gives MEVLVNDKFGWHRRINARACSANLGLYKLANLLREESETVDLHIWLVSQHLLTKIRRKKYVTIHGRLHQAWDDYEEEKLTTTELLRIISHINALGPSTAVHHMLDDDES, from the exons ATGGAGGTTttggtaaatgacaagttcg gATGGCATAGACGCATCAACGCACGAGCGTGTTCAGCCAACCTTGGTCTTTACAAGTTGGCCAACCTTCTCAGAGAGGAATCTGAGACAGTTGATCTACATATATGGCTGGTGAGCCAGCACCTTCTCACGAAGATCAGACGGAAGAAGTATGTTACGATACACGGCAGACTACATCAAGCATGGGATGACTACGAAGAGGAGAAGCTGACAACCACTGAACTTCTGAGGATCATCAGCCACATCAATGCCCTGGGACCATCCACAgcggtccaccacat
- the LOC127876681 gene encoding uncharacterized protein LOC127876681 isoform X2, with product MSGYGGFGWHRRINARACSANLGLYKLANLLREESETVDLHIWLVSQHLLTKIRRKKYVTIHGRLHQAWDDYEEEKLTTTELLRIISHINALGPSTAVHHMLDDDES from the exons atgtcggGTTATGGAGGTTttg gATGGCATAGACGCATCAACGCACGAGCGTGTTCAGCCAACCTTGGTCTTTACAAGTTGGCCAACCTTCTCAGAGAGGAATCTGAGACAGTTGATCTACATATATGGCTGGTGAGCCAGCACCTTCTCACGAAGATCAGACGGAAGAAGTATGTTACGATACACGGCAGACTACATCAAGCATGGGATGACTACGAAGAGGAGAAGCTGACAACCACTGAACTTCTGAGGATCATCAGCCACATCAATGCCCTGGGACCATCCACAgcggtccaccacat